The DNA window gcaaaaaaaaatgttttaaatgttcaacTATGTTATCTGGGGAACGTGGGTGTAGAATTAATTGACAACAGACTGAGAGGCAGCCAGAAATTTTCGAGTTTACAGTATTTTCATTTCCACAGCAATAATCTTGTCAACAGAGCAACACACTTTCAAATCCAATCTGCTGTAAAGTGCAACCAGTTTTACACCTGCTTTCCCCTAAATAACGTAGTAAACAGCAGAATATAGTAGTTTTAAAAAGTGTAGCAGCTACTTTTGTGTACCAGTACCAAATGATCACTTACTTGACTCCCTGTCCTCGTTGTTCTCCGATGACAACCTGCACGACAAGCTTATATCTGTCAAATCCAGCATCTGGTGAGGAAGAGAAATGAGTTGTAAGAATGCTCATCAGCAGATATCGGAATATTGAGAAGGGACGATACAAGGGTCGGGTATTCATATGCTACATTTACAGTGTAGGATTCATTGTTTTTAAGAGGCAACAGGAAGGTGGACATGAGTGCACACACAGAGCATGCTGCCCACAGGGAGGATTATGTTATTATTAGAGGAGAGGGGGGATATAAGAAAAGAGTCACAGATAGGGGAGCTGCCAGGCCGGAGGGTAAAGGTAGCAGGAACAATACAGGTAACAGGTTGGCAAGAACATGACAACCTGCACACTGCTGGTATGGATTCTATGAGCTGTTTAGGGAATGGGGAATAGGTGAGCGGGTGTTGAAGACAAGTAGGATAGAGTGATGGATGAAGCGTGATATAAGAGATATCTGAGGGACAATTTTGAACCATATTTACTACAGAATTATACAGAAGCGGATTTTACAGAAAGATGTTGCAAAACTCTTCTATTTTTTCTGAATTGATGAGATAACCCAAAACTGTACTTTCCCTCTGAACAATCCCAAAGACCTGAGGTGCCTGGGAAAAGccccaaaaaaataacaacGCAATTTGCATTACTAAAGAAACAAGCATTTCTCAAGCATGTCTCAAATAGTCTAAGTCAAAATCCCGAGAGTGTTGAAAGCAAACATGTCCGGTCTGTGTAGTTTGATCCAGTATTATTTTGATTTGGGTTTTAGACAAGCGGGAATGTGCGTGTGTCTTAGTTATATGGATGACATTGTTATTACAGTGTCGACTTTGCACAGGTACCTCTGGATTAGGTGATTGCTCAGATGGAAAGTACAAGGATTTTTGAGCCATCTCATTGTTGAAAATCAGAGCAGAATTATTTTATCGTGAAAACATTTCTggctcctctgtccctctgagtAAATAACACcagaagatataaaaaaaagaaaagaaaagcatctCTCACTCTTCACTTTTTCCTTGACAGAGTCTGCCAGTGTTCTGGACAGCTGTGGGACCTCCTCTGGGTCATAATGCACCCCAGACAGCTGCTCCCTCACGATTTCACGAATGCACTCCTTCACAACGGCTGGTTTAAATCTGGAAGATTTAACAGTGAGAAGAAACGAGGCAGGAAGTTAAATTCAATCAGCTTAAACTGGTCACAGTGGGAACAAATAATCAGCCTCCCTAAGTATGGGGCCACATATGAcgacctctgccaaggaggttgtttgCATCTGCGTGCGTCTGTCTGAAATTTAGCaggataaaatacaaaaactacgacatgaaacttggtggtaccattgatttttgtttaaaaactaaataatgaaTGGGttcttaatgaaaaaacatttggcaTGTGGAGTTATATCACAGGAGTAATATCTGAGACTGGGTGCAATCCGGTGCAGATcagaatgaaaatgtttaatagtggtttcatgaggggactgtggTAGAAATCTCCCAGTGGATACTGGTTGTTTCCCTTCAGTGATCTAACACTGCATGTGAGTAACATCCTGTATGAACAGtagtacattttttaaatcagattatAGGGAGATAACTTCTGATttttaaaagtgaattaaaTTGAGTGTATTAAAGTGTTCGGTGACTTGGTGTAATGTTACTATATTGATAAGTGATGTTACTACACAGGGCACTCGACTCTTAACTTTTACCACTTCTTCATACACGTGTACACACAGCTAACAGTGTGAGCCACCCGACCTGACGCTAGAATAAACACTTCATCCTGGTCTTTGGTAAAACAGATATCCAAGCTACCACTGGTATTAGTGGTTTCCTCTTTAAGGACACGGGGAGTTACCATGGAGATGCTAACACAGCAGCTAACCCCATCCACCAGAGGGTTCCGCTGAAAGCAGGTTATCCGAGCGACTCACTTGTGCTGATGATGAGGTCTGATGAGGAAAGTGTCCGACGACTCCATGTTGAATAAACGTTAGAgccacagcagcacagaggacattcacacagacatgtCCACGCTAACTCAGTGAGGACAAGATTAACTCGTGGCAGCTCGGTGAGGCACTTCCGGTGGCAACAGACACTGCCACTGATGCGTAGAGGCAGCTGCCTGTGATGCCACTGTTTAAAGCCAGCCTCCTTTGGTGCCCCCCTGTTTGGGGAAGTGACACGCAGAGCAACTAAAGCTGTTTGAGATTTTTGATTTATGAAAGTTTATGAGatgacaaatacaaataatattccTTTTTATGACAGATAGACAttgaaaatgtgtaaataatcGCCTGTTATTTGTCTATATTTGAGTAATTTGTGCAATTGCAGATCATAATAACTAAATTAAAGCATTACATTATAGCATTGTCTattgattcaagattcaagattgttattatcaaatgcacaacaataacattaagcagttgctggcaatgaaaagcttgagtcacaggctctcttctagcaatgctcaataattacaatcaaaaaaataaaatagaaatagtataaaatagaatatcaaaaatttaaaatagaaaataaaatgtatatatctaaatatatatatatatacagctcaagagaaaaatagaacaacaaaagTTCAATtgtgtgcaatagtgcaaatgcaaatatgccacggtgctggtgcaaatatgcaaatatgccagggtgctggtttggtggagttattgcagttcagaggagtttaaaagtcttatggcctgagggatgaaactgtctctgagcctggtggtgcgggcccggatgctgTGGAACCGTTGGCCAGACGGCAGCATGCAGACATTTTTATGGCTGGGGTGAAAGGGGTCTTTAATAATCCGGTTGCTCTTCCTCCTACACCGCTGGGTGTggaggtcctccatggatggtagcgccgtcctggtgatgtgctgggcagacttcaccaccctctgtaaagCCTTACGGTTCAGGGTAAATGTTAACCTTAACTTAAATTGGAAACTTAAAAAGGGCTACAGAGCTgcaataaaagacacaaactcAGTTAACAtgactttaatattaaaaaaaaacatcatcatttcAGACAGAGGAGTAAAGTCACAGCAAATTTGAGTCTTTTTATGTAACTCATTGAAGAGAAAGCAGTGTTCCAGTTTCCCTCATTGAGCATCATGTTCCATTCACATCACTGCCAAGTCCTACCACATTTGTGTAGGACCAGGTTGTTGTACATCGAATAACAACAGCTCTCTATCAACATCTAAAAATGATGCCTGGATAAAGGTCAttacacagaaagacacaccaTTCCTGTTGGCATCAGAAACTGATCACATCACCTCGGCAGCTTTGACATGATTTGCCCCGAGACTGTTCTGTGGACCGGAAAGTACAACTGACTTAGTATttgtaatataaaacattacagGCTAGCACACCTTGAAATTGTCTCTACAGCGAGACCTAAAGCTGCGAGACTAAAGACAAGTGAAGGAGGGACATTTTCTACAAATTTTGCAGATACATGGAAACTGACAATCCATTCAGAAAACTAACATCTGcagaaaaaacaagatattGAATCAAATAAAGATATGCACAATAGGCCACATACATGTGGAAATACCGAAATGTACAGATGGTAATGCAGTGAAGAGTTCACTTGTCACTTGCTGCACATTGATACAGTGCAAAGTAATAATGATGTCCTCAAAAGTTGTTGGACTTCAGAACATGTAATGAAGCCTACATGTAGCCAACAGTAATATCACTTAATTTTGAAATGCAGTTCAAAAATACAATTACTAAGCAATATAAGGAAACAATACttaagaaacaaaaataatatatttgccTTGTTCTCCTTGATTATTAGAGAAACGTAGCATGGGTCGCCTAAGCGCTCATGCTCATTTTGTGCTGACTAGTCAACTTCTTTTTCCATGTAGACAGGATTTCTTTGGCTTTGACAAATAAGATTATGTTATTTGTTCTGTATGCTGTAAGGAATATGAAGtgtggcagtaaaacaaaaTTTAAGAATTAACATGGCATGGACCCATAAAATGCTTAATACATCTTATTCAAGTCTAACTGAACCAATAACACTTTTTTAGATGAAAACCAATATATCTGGATATTTTGTAGATTTTGGAATTCGGgccatttttaaatacagtacatatgAGCACAGAAAGGGATGACACCATAACTGTACGCAGTGTCTCAACCATCCATGCCCCGGGATGAATAACCAGTAAGTAAGCGTTCTGAATAAGACACAAACAGCGGCAGTTGCTCTTAGACAATGTGGCAAGAGAGGCAACAGCCTCCAAACAGCTGTGGCAACTGCCTTTACAAATCTGTGGCAGCTTCTGTTgccaccggaagtgcctctCCTAGCTGCCGCTGCCACCATCTGAGCTCCCTGTCTCGCTGCCTCTCTGCTAACTAGCTAGTCTTTGCTCAGTTGTGGCCGTTACCATAGTGACGATCAACACCCGCttcatgtttcaaaataagagaatgTTTACCCTGTTGATCATGTAATACGAACCAGGAATTCGTGGGTTATGACCATAGACTGGTTATTACCTTTCAGTTTAGTCTTGAAAACTTAATCCGTCATTCTAAACTGTGttattttcttcctctgctcaaAATGTAAACACTATGAGATCTTTGACATCAgttaaaataatgataaaacgAATCATTGTGACCACTGTTGCGTATTGCCAAGTCGGTTTATACAAGGAACCAGCTGTGATATGATTGGGCAATAATGAATTGAAAACttgaaaaacattcaaaattaGAACGGTTGATATTTACAGTTTGACATtgcgaccctcaaaggatacgcggtatagataatggatggatggaaataataaaaataaagacatttatgATCACAGAGTAACGTTAATTCATACCTGGAAGCTGTCAAGTGTTATCACTGATCTGTCTGAGGTTTGGGGTTAAGGCCCAAGGGCGCATCTCCTTAGGTTTCTCAAATGTCAACCATTCTACTCAGTAAGGCTCAACCTAAACCTTCTATTGCATCCTTTCCGTATCTGTCTTCTACTCTATATGTATGTTTGACTTTATCAGTGTGAGAGAAACCAAAAATACGTGCTTCTGATCTTCATTCTCATTGTTCTGTCTCTTCCGAGGGaataagctttttttttgtgatacaAGAATAGTCTAAAATGTCACTACTACCTCCTCTATCGCTTTCATTTCACCCTCGCTTCCTTTAACAAAAACACTGGAAAATTGTGTTGAACTGTTAAACTGTACAGTGTCTGCAGAGCTTCACACCAGGACCTCCACGTGATGTTGAATATGATATCTGTGCCCCATCGGCTACATTATTTCCTTCCTTGCCCTTTCAAAAGCTCCTGACTCGTTTCAGGGTAAGGTGAGACGTCCTCAAATACTTAACTCTCTCCAGGTCTCATTCACACAGTGTGAAACTTAACTCTGATGTTGCTCATAAATCCTACACAGAAGGTGGATTTTGAAAAGGGCTGGAAATTTGTGACAATATTTTTCGGGGGAAACAATCTTTGCCATTTTTGCATAGACCAAGTAAGTGCTCCTTAAGGTTTTCTTACTTGACACAACATTCATACTTCTGCAAGTTCTGGAATGGCAATAAAAACGTCCtttacatatttctacagaAAACTCTGTCACCTAAGAATTACAGCCACAATCTTATGGTCGGCTTGGACATGCTCCACAAAGAGGTGATTCACATTAACAATATTGAATTAATCTAATCTCCAAAGTGATTGTATTTAACTTCACCTTTATCTCTCATACATCCTCAGGTACCGAGACGGTTGGTCAACGTTGTAGAAATTTTGGAGATACTTcctttgaaaacaattcatgGGAAGTCACTGGCCTGTTCTCGTGCcgaggtttgttttgttttaatctgaGCAGATGTTTCTGGCTTGTTTTCCATTATCTTAAATATCATGTACAATAACACAGTCTACAAGATCCTTTCTTAGGTGATAAAGCAGTATGTTTATGCACGTTATAAAAAACAATCTATAAGAAAAGTACTTTAGAAAGATGCTCTAATCAGGAGGAAAAGAGTTAATCGTTAACACTATATTCTCCTCATACTTCTTCAGTTCAAACTTCCCTCTTTAAACTAACAAGTGTTTCTTTTGCAGGGTTTGTCATAAACCCAGTTGAAAACTCCCCGGAGCTTGAAgagataaaacaaatcaatcatGAATACCAGGTATAAGCTTTTCTAATAAAAATTTACCAAAAAACATGATAAGCAAATTAAGATTTAGATTGAAATTCAGCATCTTATTTCTGGAGATCGCTATGAGGGGAAAGAGGATTTTGCCGTCGTCCTTCAATCGTTTCTACACAATTCCTTTATCCTTCATATTGGAGTGAGTTGCAGAGGCAAACGTATCAAAACAAGCATCGACACACAAATAATTCAGCACACAGGAAAAAATATGTAGGAAAAACCCAGTAAAGGAATAAAACCTGTGAAAAGCCGTAGACAGGGTTTTCTGTACTGCATGTAAATTGTGAAATATTCCAAATGTTATTGATTGAAATTCCAAAGTTTTGTACATTTGccataatcatttcaatttattgacaaaataaaaattctaCAATAACCAAGTTAATCGTTACGTTTATACTCGTCAATGGTGACGGAACTTCACAAAGCACTGAACTACAGTTAGTTCGTCACTTTTTCGCAGCACATGTgtcgtcaaattgatgaagttgtGTCGAATTCACAGTGTAGAATTAAGTGGTGGTGTTGCACGTTGCAGCTgatgcagctgaatacccctcaagTACAacataaagggcccat is part of the Limanda limanda chromosome 9, fLimLim1.1, whole genome shotgun sequence genome and encodes:
- the dynlt2b gene encoding dynein light chain Tctex-type protein 2B, whose amino-acid sequence is MESSDTFLIRPHHQHKFKPAVVKECIREIVREQLSGVHYDPEEVPQLSRTLADSVKEKVKNAGFDRYKLVVQVVIGEQRGQGVKMSSRCLWDADSDNYAEDVYLNDSLFCLVVVFGSYHY